The proteins below are encoded in one region of Apium graveolens cultivar Ventura chromosome 4, ASM990537v1, whole genome shotgun sequence:
- the LOC141721210 gene encoding uncharacterized protein LOC141721210 has product MDEDQKNNNNSTNINKSKLETAKSERSVWLMKCPVVVSNSWKTAADNEPISKVVVSLDPLRPESPSSLQFTMEMANNEAGNMPKSYSLNMFKDFVPMTIFSEVNQGKVAVEGKVEHKFDMKPHNENMEEYSKMCRERTNKSMIKNRQIQVIDNDRGVLMRPMPGMIGFIASNSSTKGKKPVVPVKTPDVKRTRRDRSELEDIMFKLFERQPNWTLKQLVQETDQPAQFLKEILNELCVYNKRGSNQGTYELKPEYKKSVEETAAE; this is encoded by the exons ATGGACGAAGACCAAAAAAACAACAATAATAGCACTAATATTAACAAAAGCAAATTAGAAACAGCAAAGTCTGAGAGATCGGTGTGGCTAATGAAGTGTCCTGTGGTTGTATCCAACTCGTGGAAAACAGCTGCCGATAACGAGCCTATTTCTAAAGTCGTCGTCTCTCTCGATCCTCTCCGTCCTGAATCTCCCTCGTCTCTCCAG TTTACGATGGAGATGGCGAATAATGAGGCTGGGAATATGCCTAAGAGTTATTCCTTGAACATGTTTAAGGATTTCGTTCCCATGACCATTTTTTCCGAGGTTAATCAAG GTAAAGTTGCAGTCGAAGGTAAAGTGGAACATAAATTTGACATGAAGCCTCACAACGAGAACATGGAGGAATATAGTAAAATGTGCCGGGAGAGGACAAATAAGTCAATGATTAAGAATAGGCAAATACAG GTAATTGACAATGATCGTGGAGTACTTATGAGGCCCATGCCTGGAATGATTGGATTTATTGCTTCCAATTCAAGTACCAAG GGTAAGAAGCCAGTAGTACCAGTGAAGACTCCAGACGTCAAAAGAACCAGAAGGGATCGTAGTGAATTAGAGGATATCATGTTTAAGCTTTTTGAAAGACAACCTAATTGGACCTTAAAGCAGCTAGTCCAGGAGACAGATCAGCCAGCG CAATTTTTGAAAGAGATATTGAATGAGCTGTGTGTGTACAACAAAAGGGGATCAAACCAGGGTACATATGAACTCAAGCCAGAATACAAGAAAAGTGTTGAGGAAACAGCTGCTGAATAA
- the LOC141719839 gene encoding protein NRT1/ PTR FAMILY 8.1-like, producing MNKSYTEPSIAIEPSMSAFVFDDLKQQSMQDERGLESTTLVSNGCVDYRGIIADKQTTGGWNASPFIIVNEIAERLAFFAVGVSMVGYLVREMHESLPTAATHVTDWIGAAYVLTILGAFLADAYLGRFLTIIVFSCIYAVGMILLTISASIDSLRPAFCTARPCIPATDGQSAFLYCSLALIALGTGGIKPCVSSFGADQFDEADEKEVLKKYSFFNWFFFAINMGALLGITVMVYIQQEKGFGWGFAVPTVIMFCSILVLGAGFSKYRYKKPMGSPLTRFVQVIVVSVRNHMKGISVESEADLYEVRTQKSAILGAQKLAHSSQYRFLDKAAVISDPEAFNATNRWRLCTVTQVEEFKCFIRVLPIWASTIALSISFAQLSTFFLSQAAVMDRKLGSSFVIPSGSVPVFSAINAIILVPIYEKVIVPFLRKRTGHRRGLTSLQRMGVGLFISIFALISAAVIEKNRREDPTPAKMSVFWLFPQFFLIGSAEVFTYVGQLEFFYDEATEGTKSISSAMFLSEIGIGSWLSTALVKIIEHATGGQKEGWLRNDLNKSKLDNLYWILAGINGVNFFVYVFIAWRYRGKDGASASGMVRQEVVTDMDSPAVRNPVKAGKTKDDEVSLTSMAF from the exons ATGAATAAGTCATATACGGAGCCTTCGATTGCTATTGAGCCTTCTATGTCTGCATTTGTGTTTGATGATCTTAAGCAGCAAAGCATGCAG GATGAAAGAGGACTAGAATCAACAACGTTGGTAAGCAATGGTTGTGTCGATTACAGAGGAATAATTGCTGATAAACAAACGACTGGAGGATGGAATGCTTCACCATTTATCATAG TTAATGAGATTGCGGAGAGATTAGCATTCTTTGCTGTTGGAGTGAGCATGGTAGGTTATCTAGTACGGGAAATGCATGAATCATTACCTACTGCTGCTACACATGTTACTGATTGGATTGGAGCGGCCTATGTTCTAACAATCCTCGGAGCATTTCTAGCAGACGCTTACCTAGGACGATTCTTGACCATCATTGTCTTCTCTTGTATCTATGCAGTG GGGATGATATTATTGACGATCTCAGCATCAATAGACAGCTTGAGGCCAGCATTTTGCACAGCAAGGCCTTGCATTCCAGCAACAGATGGACAATCAGCATTCTTGTATTGCTCACTGGCGCTTATAGCATTGGGCACTGGTGGCATTAAGCCGTGTGTATCCTCATTTGGAGCAGATCAATTCGACGAGGCTGACGAGAAAGAAGTTCTGAAAAAGTACTCTTTTTTCAACTGGTTCTTTTTCGCCATCAACATGGGGGCACTTCTAGGTATCACTGTAATGGTGTATATACAACAGGAGAAAGGGTTTGGTTGGGGATTTGCTGTTCCAACAGTGATTATGTTTTGCTCCATATTAGTATTGGGTGCTGGATTTTCCAAGTATCGATACAAGAAGCCAATGGGAAGTCCTCTTACTAGGTTTGTTCAGGTGATTGTGGTTTCTGTGAGAAACCATATGAAAGGCATCAGTGTGGAAAGCGAAGCTGATCTTTATGAAGTTAGGACTCAAAAATCTGCTATTCTTGGTGCCCAAAAGCTTGCTCATTCCTCGCAATATAG ATTTTTGGACAAAGCAGCTGTTATCTCAGACCCTGAAGCATTCAATGCAACAAACAGATGGAGACTGTGCACAGTTACACAAGTTGAAGAATTCAAATGCTTCATTAGAGTATTACCCATTTGGGCTTCAACAATAGCTCTCTCCATTTCCTTCGCGCAGCTCTCCACATTCTTTCTTAGCCAAGCTGCTGTCATGGACCGCAAGCTAGGCTCAAGCTTTGTCATCCCTTCAGGCTCCGTACCCGTATTCTCTGCCATCAATGCCATCATACTAGTCCCAATCTATGAAAAAGTCATCGTCCCATTTCTGCGTAAAAGAACAGGCCACCGACGTGGGCTCACGTCACTACAACGGATGGGTGTAGGCTTATTCATATCAATCTTTGCCTTGATTTCTGCAGCCGTGATTGAAAAGAACCGGCGTGAAGACCCCACGCCTGCTAAAATGAGTGTATTTTGGTTGTTTCCTCAGTTTTTTCTAATAGGAAGCGCCGAAGTATTTACCTACGTGGGACAACTGGAGTTCTTCTACGACGAAGCTACGGAAGGTACTAAAAGTATTAGCAGTGCAATGTTCTTGAGTGAAATCGGGATTGGAAGCTGGTTAAGTACTGCGCTTGTTAAGATTATTGAACATGCAACAGGTGGTCAGAAAGAAGGCTGGTTGAGGAATGATTTGAACAAAAGTAAGTTGGATAATTTGTACTGGATATTGGCGGGAATCAATGGCGTCAACTTCTTCGTTTATGTTTTTATTGCTTGGAGGTACAGGGGAAAAGATGGTGCTAGTGCGAGTGGGATGGTGAGACAGGAGGTTGTCACAGACATGGATTCTCCTGCAGTAAGAAATCCTGTGAAAGCTGGCAAAACTAAGGATGATGAAGTGTCTTTAACAAGTATGGCTTTTTGA